The genomic window GACGTCGACCTTCTTCATGCCGTGCTCCATGGCGCGGCGGGCAGCGGCCTCGGCCGCCATCTGGGCGGCGTACGGGGTCGACTTGCGCGAGCCCTTGAAGCCGACCTGGCCGGCGGAGGCCCAGGAGATCACGGCACCGGTGGGATCGGTGATCGAGATGATGGTGTTGTTGAACGTGCTCTTGATGTGGGCCTGGCCCACGGACACATTCTTCTTGACCTTGCGACGCACCTTGGTGGCGCGGGTCTTGGGGGGCATGTTTCTCCTACGAAGTACTTCGGTGTGTGGTGCTCACCGGCTCAAGGGCGTGACACGCCCTGAGCGAGCGGGTGAGGGATCAGGCCTTCTTCTTGCCTGCGACGGTGCGCTTGGGGCCCTTGCGGGTACGCGCGTTGGTCTTGGTGCGCTGACCGCGCACCGGGAGGCCACGGCGGTGGCGCAGGCCCGCGTAGGTGCCGATCTCGACCTTGCGGCGGATGTCGGCAGCGACCTCGCGGCGGAGGTCTCCCTCGAGCTGGACGTTCTCCTCGAACCAGTCACGCAGGGCGACGAGCTGGTCGTCACCGAGGTCCTTCACGCGAGTGGCCGGGTCGATCTCGGTTGCCGCGACTGCCTTCTGCGCAGTCGTGCGGCCCACACCGAAGATGTAGGTCAGGGCGACCTCGACGCGCTTCTCGCGCGGGAGGTCAACTCCAACAAGACGTGCCATGTGATGGCTTCCTTATCTTCTGTTCGGAGGTCTGGTACACCACCAGTCCGGCGGGTCGTCCCACGTATGGTCGCGGGCCGCTCGGTCCCCGGCCTCCGAGCCGGGGGTGACATCCTGCCCGCGGTGCGGGCAGGGGCCGGGTGGTGCGTGCTTCTTCTTGGCGTTGCTCGAGGATCTGGGCAAGTACCCGGCTCCCCGCCTCACCGGTCCTGGTGGACCGCGATCAGCCCTGGCGCTGCTTGTGGCGCAGGTTGTCGCAGATCACCATGACCCGGCCGTTGCGGCGGATCACCTTGCACTTGTCACAGATCTTCTTGACGCTCGGCTGAACCTTCATTGCCGTCTCGCATCTGTCTCGATCTGTCCCGCCCCCGGTGCGTGGCGACGGGTCGTGCTCGTGGTGCCTCTCTCGTCGGCCACCGGCATGCGTGGCCGCCTCGATCAGCGGTAGCGGAAGACGATACGGCCGCGGGTCAGGTCGTACGGGCTGAGCTCCACCACGACCTTGTCCTCGGGGAGGATCCGGATGTAGTGCTGCCGCATCTTGCCCGAGATGTGGGCGAGAACCTTGTGACCGTTCGTCAGCTCGACCCGAAAGTTCGCGTTCGGGAGCGCTTCGACGATCGTGCCCTCGACCTCGATGACACCGTCCTTCTTGGCCATACCCTCTCAATCCGTCTGTGGTCGTCCCCCGGATGGGGTCGACCCTCGTCCGGTCACACCCGGTCCGCCTCCCCGCACAGCGGGACGGCAGGACAGACGTGACCGACAGTCAAGAGTACGGCACGGGCGTCTCCGTAGGGAAATCGTCAGCGTCTCGGCACGCCACGCGCATCACATCAGGACTAGGGTCACCCAACACCAGACACACCTTCGTCCTGGGGGTGACGTGCCACTGCGAACGGAAGGCAGAGCGATGGATGCCCTTGCTCGTAAACTGGGGCTACGCACCCAGCCGACCATCTTCTTCACCTCCGCCGGGTTGATGGTCCTCTTCCTCATCGTGCTGCTGCTCTTCCCGGATCAGCTCAACAGCAGCTTCGGCGCTGGCCGGGAGTGGATCGTCACGAACCTGGGCTGGTACTTCATCTTCGGCGTCACCGCGTGGGTGATCATCCTGCTGGGCGTGGCCATCAGCCCCTACGGCCAGGTCCGGCTCGGCCGCAAGGACGAGCCACCGCAGTACAGCTTCCCCTCGTGGTTCGCGATGCTCTTCGCCGGTGGCATCGGCACCATCCTGATGTTCTGGGGCGTGGCCGAGCCGGTCTCGCACTACTCGAACCCCCCGAAGGCCGGCGTGGAGCCGTACAGCGTGGCGGCCGCACAGGACGGGATGAACTTCGCGCTGTACCACCTGAGCCTGCACACCTGGGCCATCTTCTGCCTGCCCGGCCTCGCCTTCGCGTACTTCATCCACCGGTACGAGCTGCCGGTGCGCGTCAGCTCCGTGTTCTACCCCTTCCTCAAGGACGGCATCTACGGGCCGATCGGGCGGGCCATCGACATCCTCGCCATCCTCGGCACCCTCTTCGGCGTCGCCGTGTCCATCGGTCTGGGCACCTCGCAGATCGGCGCCGGTCTGGGTGAGCTCTTCGGATGGGCCAACGACACGACGCTGCAGGTCATCATCGTCATCGTCCTCACCTCGGTGGCCGTCACCTCGATCGTCCGCGGCCTGGACAAGGGCGTGAAGTTCCTGTCCAACATCAACATCGTCATGGCGATCGGCCTGATGATCTTCGTCTTCCTCACCGGCGGGATGGCGCTCTTCCTGCTCCGCGAGCTCTTCGAGACCACGGGCAACTTCGTCTCGTCGCTGCCCGAGCTGATGCTCTGGAACGACGCCCTGGCCAACGTCACCAAGGACGAGGGCTGGGGCTGGCAGGGCGGCTGGACCGTCTTCTACTGGGCCTGGACGGTCAGCTGGGCACCGTTCATGGGCATCTTCCTCGCCCGCATCTCCAAGGGACGCACGGTCCGTGAGTTCGTCCTCGGCGTCCTCTTCGCACCGACGATCTTCACCATCATCTGGTTCGTCGTCTTCGGGTGGTCCGCGATGCGGATCGACGGCATGGACGGCTCGGAGGGGCCGATTGCCTCGGCTGTCGCGGAGTCGATCCCGCTGTCGATGTTCGCCTTCTTCGAAAACTACCCGCTGACGACCTTCATCCAGGGCTTCGCTGTGGTCATCGTCGCGATCTTCTTCGCGACGAGCTCCGACTCCGCGTCCCTGGTCGTCGACATGCTGTGCACCGGCGACGGCGACGCCGGCCCGACCCGTCAGCGCGTCTTCTGGGGCGTCAGCGAGGGGCTCCTGGCCGCGCTGCTCATCGTGCTGGCCGGCGACGAGGGCCTCAACGCCCTGCAACAGGTCATCACGGTCATCGGGCTACCGATGTTCACCCTGATGTTCCTCGCCGGAATCAGTTTCCTCATCGCCCTGCGCAAGGAGAACCTGGAGTACGTCACGAGGGTTCGCGGTGTCCCCGACGAAGCCGTCTCCGCAGGCAAGGAGGCGCTCGATCGCGGTGAGATCACCGGGGAGCTGCCGGTGACGGAGAAGGACGAGAAGGTCAAGTCCGGCTGAGCGCCGCTGAGAAGCACCGTCGCCGAGGGCGGGCACCCACGGGGTGCCCGCCCTCGGGAACGTACGATCGCCCCATGACCGGCATCCGCTTCGCCCTCGTCGGGGACCCGGACTGGGCCGGCGCCGTGAATGCCCGGCGTGCCCTGCTCGCCCTGGCTCCACAGGCCCAGATCCACCACCTGCCCACGGGTGGCGTCCCGACCCAGGACCTCGACGGCGTCTGGCTCCTGCCGCCGCCCGTGGGCAGCGATCCGACGAGCCACGACCTGACGATCAGCTGGGCCCTCCATCTGGGCATCCCCCTCGTCGGGCCCCTCGGGAGAGGCGAGGGGGGCGCCCCCCTCGTCCGGGCCGTCCCGGGCAGCAGCCTCGCCGCCCGGCTCGGCACCCTTCCGCTCGAGCTGCCCGCGCAGGCGAGCGGCGCCCGTGACGGAGCCGAGTACCTCGCCCCGGCCGGGACGATCTGGTTCGCCCAGGCCCACCGCGACGGCGTACCCGCTGTCGTGTCCGCGGGCGGCGCCCCCTTCGCCACGCTCGTCGACCACCCGCTGGCCACGGATGCCGGGGTCCACCCGCTCCTGCCGGCGTTTGCGTCCGCCGCCCGGGAGCACGCGGCCGGCCGGCAAGACACCCCGTGGACGAGCGGTCCGCCCGTGCGGCACCGTTCCTCCTTCGCCGCGCTGCCC from Janibacter cremeus includes these protein-coding regions:
- the rpmJ gene encoding 50S ribosomal protein L36 — its product is MKVQPSVKKICDKCKVIRRNGRVMVICDNLRHKQRQG
- a CDS encoding BCCT family transporter, whose amino-acid sequence is MDALARKLGLRTQPTIFFTSAGLMVLFLIVLLLFPDQLNSSFGAGREWIVTNLGWYFIFGVTAWVIILLGVAISPYGQVRLGRKDEPPQYSFPSWFAMLFAGGIGTILMFWGVAEPVSHYSNPPKAGVEPYSVAAAQDGMNFALYHLSLHTWAIFCLPGLAFAYFIHRYELPVRVSSVFYPFLKDGIYGPIGRAIDILAILGTLFGVAVSIGLGTSQIGAGLGELFGWANDTTLQVIIVIVLTSVAVTSIVRGLDKGVKFLSNINIVMAIGLMIFVFLTGGMALFLLRELFETTGNFVSSLPELMLWNDALANVTKDEGWGWQGGWTVFYWAWTVSWAPFMGIFLARISKGRTVREFVLGVLFAPTIFTIIWFVVFGWSAMRIDGMDGSEGPIASAVAESIPLSMFAFFENYPLTTFIQGFAVVIVAIFFATSSDSASLVVDMLCTGDGDAGPTRQRVFWGVSEGLLAALLIVLAGDEGLNALQQVITVIGLPMFTLMFLAGISFLIALRKENLEYVTRVRGVPDEAVSAGKEALDRGEITGELPVTEKDEKVKSG
- the rpsK gene encoding 30S ribosomal protein S11 yields the protein MPPKTRATKVRRKVKKNVSVGQAHIKSTFNNTIISITDPTGAVISWASAGQVGFKGSRKSTPYAAQMAAEAAARRAMEHGMKKVDVFVKGPGSGRETAIRSLTATGLEVGAIQDVTPSPHNGVRPPKRRRV
- the infA gene encoding translation initiation factor IF-1; this encodes MAKKDGVIEVEGTIVEALPNANFRVELTNGHKVLAHISGKMRQHYIRILPEDKVVVELSPYDLTRGRIVFRYR
- the rpsM gene encoding 30S ribosomal protein S13; translation: MARLVGVDLPREKRVEVALTYIFGVGRTTAQKAVAATEIDPATRVKDLGDDQLVALRDWFEENVQLEGDLRREVAADIRRKVEIGTYAGLRHRRGLPVRGQRTKTNARTRKGPKRTVAGKKKA